From the Neosynechococcus sphagnicola sy1 genome, the window GTCTGGAGAATAGGGAGGTAAATAAATCAACTTAGCACCCACGTCCTCAATCAGCTTTCTGATCGTGTCATGGTTGTGTATCGAGTAGTTATCCATAATCACACAAGCTCCTTTCCAAAGTTTCGGAACCAGGTGGCGAGCAATGAAGGCTTCAAAGGTCAAACCATCGGTTGAACCGACGATACTTACGTTAGTGACAACGGTTTTGAGGCTGATTGCACTGATTGTAGAGAC encodes:
- a CDS encoding transposase produces the protein VSTISAISLKTVVTNVSIVGSTDGLTFEAFIARHLVPKLWKGACVIMDNYSIHNHDTIRKLIEDVGAKLIYLPPYSPDFSPIENCFSKIKNILRTIGARSYPDLANAIEDAFSQVSLENLKNWFTHCCYYASQE